One Clupea harengus chromosome 3, Ch_v2.0.2, whole genome shotgun sequence DNA window includes the following coding sequences:
- the gcsha gene encoding glycine cleavage system protein H (aminomethyl carrier), a, producing the protein MAARLAMRCAYAQMVSVLPLSKSSVFSPTRIVSQVYIKRPLSASSRLCAALRYTDKHEWVSVDGGVGTVGISSFAQEALGDVVYCGLPDVGTQLSQSDEFGALESVKAASELYSPLTGEVVEVNSTLADTPGLVNKSCYKDGWLVKMTITKPEELDSLMDEAAYERYIKSIED; encoded by the exons ATGGCGGCACGTTTGGCAATGCGGTGTGCCTATGCACAAATGGTTTCAGTGCTTCCACTCTCTAAGTCAAGTGTGTTCTCGCCAACTCGTATCGTGTCGCAGGTGTATATCAAACGACCGCTGTCTGCTTCGTCACGGCTCTGTGCAG CACTTCGGTATACAGACAAGCATGAGTGGGTGAGCGTAGACGGTGGCGTTGGGACCGTCGGCATCAGCAGCTTTGCTCAG GAGGCGCTAGGCGATGTGGTGTACTGTGGCCTTCCAGATGTTGGAACTCAGCTGTCACAATCAG ATGAGTTTGGTGCGCTGGAGAGTGTGAAGGCAGCCAGTGAGCTGTACTCCCCTCTGACGGGCGAGGTCGTGGAGGTCAACAGCACCCTGGCCGACACTCCTGGCCTAGTCAACAAGTCCTGCTACAAAGACG GCTGGCTGGTGAAGATGACCATAACTAAACCAGAAGAACTCGACTCCCTCATGGACGAAGCTGCCTATGAACGATACATTAAATCCATCGAGGATtag